A window of Pantoea agglomerans contains these coding sequences:
- a CDS encoding virulence factor SrfB has protein sequence MLAPLIDDKQKITLIEESGVQFLDFGLRIAAGQARRQFVRQTANGPLLRLNVDGNSGKFLLYPQDGGAPEVVRPESDVALADSLTLLADCWLPLPMLRCASGRRFIGGPENWARLRLTALAQPDAAGNTHRVTLAFDTRCVAQEDGGEQLGLTAADAQNGVTFSLAWHNYELGEFLDHIWVDGWLREAFSDRVGDRREQAIAQALREFEYQAHYLNLLELLGEQLNLNDIHLQAATQQTPAVNVDIILDVGNSHTCGILVEDHPEESNGLKQTYELQLRDLSQPHQVYNELFDSRLEFAETNFGKASFSLQSGRENAFMWPSLTRVGREASRLALQRAGLEGSTGISSPRRYLWDEARYQPGWRFNQPQGANEPQANAAPFTFLLNDEGEPLHALAEDDRLPVFSAHYSRSSLMTFMLCELLAQALMQMNSAAQRQRMPQSHAPRQLRHVILTLPSAMPKPEREIFRRRMQQAIALVWKAEGWHAADEPFDAATPPTCRKPVPDVQMEWDEATCGQMVWLFNETQVNFAGRAQDFFSSTARPDRPREADEVPGKSLRIASIDIGGGTTDLAITHYRLDDGQGNNVKITPRLLFREGFKVAGDDILLDVIQLWILPALQQSLQKAGLTLAEPLLNKLFGHDGRLDGQATLRQQATLQLFIPLAQAVLERYESWDPLESHAEINALFGELVESRPADAVLAFINGEIQRALGADSGFDLLEVPLIVSLAQLHAEFMQHRMAIIPALRSMCEVVSLYQCDVLLLTGRPSRFPGIQALVRHLQPLPGSRILSLEGYHTSDWYPFNKHGRIDNPKSTAAVGAMLCLLALDLRLNSFWFRAGDFEPYSTIRYLGVLDENQALTDDNLCYGDIDLDDRSFALDRKSSFRIRGNVCLGFRQLDNDRWPASPLYSLTLNDAQLARKVAGESVLRVKLAVAPGPTLPGPERLVLSDARLDDGTRVPLEQLSLKLNTLSPTGNANAQYWIDSGSLCKR, from the coding sequence ATGTTGGCTCCCCTGATCGATGACAAACAAAAAATCACGCTGATTGAAGAGAGCGGCGTGCAGTTTCTGGATTTCGGCCTGCGCATCGCAGCAGGCCAGGCGCGCCGCCAGTTTGTGCGCCAGACCGCAAACGGTCCGCTGCTGCGCCTCAACGTCGACGGCAACAGCGGCAAGTTTCTGCTCTATCCGCAGGATGGCGGCGCGCCGGAAGTGGTGCGCCCGGAATCGGACGTGGCGCTGGCCGACTCGCTGACGCTGCTGGCGGACTGCTGGCTGCCCCTGCCGATGCTGCGCTGCGCCAGCGGCCGTCGCTTTATCGGCGGCCCGGAGAACTGGGCGCGCCTGCGCCTCACCGCGCTGGCGCAGCCCGATGCGGCGGGCAATACCCACCGCGTGACCCTGGCGTTCGATACCCGCTGCGTGGCGCAGGAGGATGGCGGCGAGCAGCTCGGCCTGACCGCCGCCGACGCGCAAAACGGCGTCACCTTCTCACTCGCCTGGCACAACTACGAGCTGGGCGAGTTTCTCGATCATATCTGGGTAGACGGCTGGCTGCGTGAGGCGTTCAGCGACCGCGTCGGCGACCGCCGCGAACAGGCGATCGCGCAGGCGCTGCGCGAGTTTGAGTATCAGGCGCACTACCTGAACCTGCTGGAGCTGCTCGGCGAGCAGCTTAACCTGAACGATATCCATCTTCAGGCCGCCACCCAGCAAACGCCGGCGGTGAACGTCGATATTATTCTCGACGTCGGCAACTCGCACACCTGCGGCATCCTGGTAGAAGATCACCCGGAAGAGAGCAACGGCCTGAAGCAGACCTACGAACTCCAGCTGCGCGACCTTTCGCAGCCGCATCAGGTCTATAACGAACTGTTTGACAGCCGGCTGGAGTTTGCGGAAACGAACTTCGGCAAGGCGAGCTTTTCGCTGCAGAGCGGCCGCGAAAACGCCTTTATGTGGCCGTCGCTGACGCGCGTGGGCCGCGAGGCGAGCCGCCTGGCGCTGCAGCGCGCCGGCCTTGAGGGCAGCACCGGCATCTCCAGCCCGCGCCGCTATCTCTGGGACGAGGCGCGCTACCAGCCAGGCTGGCGCTTTAACCAGCCGCAGGGTGCAAACGAGCCGCAGGCCAACGCCGCGCCCTTCACCTTTCTGCTGAATGACGAAGGTGAGCCGCTGCACGCGCTCGCCGAGGACGATCGCCTGCCGGTCTTTTCCGCCCACTACAGCCGCAGCTCGCTGATGACCTTTATGCTGTGCGAACTGCTGGCGCAGGCGCTGATGCAGATGAACAGCGCCGCGCAGCGCCAGCGCATGCCGCAGAGCCACGCGCCGCGCCAGCTGCGCCACGTTATCCTGACCCTGCCGTCGGCGATGCCGAAGCCGGAGCGCGAGATTTTCCGCCGCCGCATGCAGCAGGCGATCGCGCTGGTGTGGAAAGCCGAGGGCTGGCACGCGGCCGACGAGCCGTTTGACGCCGCCACGCCGCCCACGTGCCGCAAGCCGGTGCCGGACGTGCAGATGGAGTGGGACGAGGCTACCTGTGGCCAGATGGTCTGGCTGTTCAACGAAACGCAGGTCAACTTCGCCGGACGCGCGCAGGACTTCTTTAGCAGCACCGCGCGCCCGGATCGTCCGCGCGAAGCGGACGAAGTGCCGGGCAAAAGCCTGCGCATCGCCTCGATCGATATCGGCGGCGGCACCACCGATCTGGCGATTACCCACTACCGTCTCGACGACGGCCAGGGCAATAACGTCAAAATTACCCCGCGCCTGCTGTTCCGCGAAGGCTTTAAAGTCGCGGGCGACGATATTCTGCTGGACGTTATCCAGCTCTGGATCCTGCCTGCGCTGCAGCAGAGCCTGCAAAAGGCGGGCCTGACGCTGGCCGAGCCGCTGCTGAACAAGCTGTTCGGCCACGACGGCCGCCTCGACGGGCAGGCTACGCTGCGCCAGCAGGCGACGCTGCAGCTGTTTATTCCGCTGGCGCAGGCGGTGCTGGAGCGCTACGAAAGCTGGGACCCGCTGGAGAGCCACGCGGAGATTAACGCCCTGTTCGGCGAACTGGTGGAGAGCCGTCCGGCCGACGCGGTGCTCGCCTTTATCAACGGCGAGATCCAGCGCGCCCTGGGCGCCGACAGCGGTTTCGATCTGCTGGAAGTGCCGCTGATCGTCAGCCTTGCACAGCTGCACGCCGAGTTTATGCAGCACCGCATGGCGATTATTCCGGCGCTGCGCTCAATGTGCGAGGTGGTGTCGCTCTATCAGTGCGATGTGCTGCTGCTCACCGGCCGCCCGTCGCGCTTCCCCGGCATTCAGGCGCTGGTGCGCCATCTGCAGCCGCTGCCGGGCAGCCGCATTCTGTCGCTGGAGGGCTATCACACCAGCGACTGGTATCCGTTCAACAAACATGGCCGCATCGACAACCCGAAATCCACCGCGGCGGTAGGCGCGATGCTCTGCCTGCTGGCGCTGGATCTGCGCCTTAACAGCTTCTGGTTCCGCGCGGGCGATTTCGAGCCCTACTCGACGATCCGCTATCTTGGCGTGCTGGATGAAAATCAGGCGCTGACCGACGATAATCTCTGCTACGGCGATATCGATCTCGACGACCGGAGCTTCGCGCTGGACCGCAAAAGCAGCTTCCGCATTCGCGGCAACGTCTGCCTCGGCTTCCGCCAGCTCGACAACGATCGCTGGCCCGCGTCGCCGCTCTACAGCCTGACCCTGAACGACGCTCAGCTGGCGCGCAAGGTGGCCGGAGAGAGCGTGCTGCGCGTGAAGCTGGCGGTTGCGCCCGGCCCGACGCTGCCGGGGCCGGAGCGCCTGGTGCTGAGCGACGCCCGCCTTGACGATGGCACCCGCGTGCCGCTCGAGCAGCTGAGCCTGAAGCTCAACACCCTCTCGCCGACGGGCAACGCCAACGCCCAGTACTGGATTGACAGCGGAAGCCTTTGTAAACGATGA
- a CDS encoding barstar family protein yields the protein MLTITLDFRRLADRDALYQTLAQQSHCPFAFGNNLDALWDWLTGGMALPARIHLRHAAEAEKRDEFAAVLALLEEAAQALEGDLRLKRD from the coding sequence ATGCTGACCATTACGCTCGACTTTCGTCGCCTGGCGGATCGCGATGCGCTCTACCAGACGCTGGCGCAGCAGAGTCATTGCCCGTTCGCCTTCGGCAATAATCTGGACGCGCTGTGGGACTGGCTGACCGGCGGCATGGCGCTGCCGGCGCGTATTCATCTGCGCCACGCGGCGGAGGCGGAAAAGCGCGACGAGTTTGCCGCCGTGCTGGCGCTGCTGGAAGAGGCGGCGCAGGCGCTGGAGGGCGACCTGCGCCTGAAGCGGGATTAG
- a CDS encoding virulence factor SrfC family protein codes for MRTVKPRQPQTLAKRLGLLQEALNASLGWIAEHRDASPRLALEAETFTRQLRRARVQSDALAQQVARPVTLALFGQSQAGKAWLLSEMVADAQGQLLTRLGEKSLNVFQQINPGNLDFAAATRYCHQRDPLSGEWPVELQLLGEAEILRLVLSCRHTAAQPESAQLDQQLQRLQRQRLSAPVGGLDSDALVTLWAWSRRHRCHDPRLDRHFWPQAVELAPALSVDDRVQLFALLWPTQPELSEALRALLHLRHQLRSASRVLAPLSLLTDEALLPSEQLIAPASEQDRQMKVEVCPLNGNRIGKPQQVALGWLALLTLELTIPLSSTPRTALFDDADMLDLPAPGAPADAAALEERQRLEQQDPLLARLLEQKRALLPGFYATRQGIDLMLVCTAASQRQDVDVASRALREWQLHQPPRENGEKPRLIWAITPYDARHQQINVDEAVQRQIGQPGQRWGSMLALDRAGVDRMAEWLQDEMQPDARRDRLLAELRALQHSVLERRLLPWTDAEASAEQAARRQTIADTLLKCLQHRTGLHGELLERLQPPRETLRQLWLSQHDAPTTAAAIRAEAPAQHFGVGFEFDLFSDTPLAEPAGAPHQVSAVGQSFARQVMALWLDHLRELPENRSLLTLLNVDRGTLEWLVEELIVASFRLDMLTSLEQALHEPENPTVTHESRADRQVSRAMTVLGDFVAWLGFLQRDEAERPPSRVNRGQPIFARPPAPSVSFSAGQRLTRLSAAPANHTAYYIYDWLVGLNSVILENNGHAGGRDVTPAARAALTAILATLRS; via the coding sequence ATGAGAACTGTAAAACCGCGCCAGCCGCAGACGCTGGCAAAACGCCTTGGCCTGCTGCAGGAGGCGCTTAACGCCAGCCTGGGCTGGATCGCCGAACACCGCGACGCGTCGCCGCGCCTGGCGCTGGAGGCGGAAACCTTCACGCGCCAGCTGCGCCGCGCCCGCGTGCAGAGCGATGCGCTGGCCCAGCAGGTCGCCCGTCCGGTGACGCTGGCGCTGTTCGGCCAGTCGCAGGCGGGTAAAGCCTGGCTGCTGAGCGAAATGGTCGCCGACGCGCAGGGGCAGCTGCTGACGCGCCTCGGCGAAAAAAGCCTGAACGTCTTCCAGCAGATCAATCCCGGCAATCTCGACTTCGCTGCGGCGACCCGCTACTGCCATCAGCGCGACCCCCTTTCCGGTGAATGGCCGGTGGAGCTGCAGCTGCTGGGCGAGGCGGAAATTTTACGCCTGGTGCTGAGCTGCCGTCATACGGCGGCGCAGCCGGAAAGCGCCCAGCTCGACCAGCAGCTGCAGCGCCTGCAGCGCCAGCGGCTCAGCGCCCCGGTGGGCGGGCTCGACAGCGACGCGCTGGTCACGCTCTGGGCCTGGAGCCGTCGTCACCGCTGTCACGATCCGCGGCTCGACCGCCATTTCTGGCCGCAGGCGGTCGAACTGGCCCCGGCGCTCAGCGTGGACGACCGGGTGCAGCTCTTTGCGCTGCTGTGGCCGACGCAGCCGGAGCTGAGCGAGGCGCTGCGCGCGCTGCTGCATCTGCGCCATCAGCTGCGCAGTGCCAGCCGCGTGCTTGCGCCGCTTAGCCTGCTGACGGATGAGGCGCTGCTGCCGAGCGAACAGCTGATCGCGCCCGCCAGCGAGCAGGATCGGCAGATGAAGGTGGAAGTCTGCCCGCTGAACGGCAACCGCATCGGCAAGCCGCAGCAGGTGGCGCTCGGCTGGCTGGCGCTGCTGACCCTGGAGCTGACCATCCCCTTAAGCTCCACGCCGCGCACCGCCCTGTTTGACGACGCCGATATGCTGGATCTGCCCGCGCCCGGCGCGCCCGCCGATGCGGCGGCGCTGGAGGAGCGTCAGCGTCTGGAGCAGCAGGATCCGCTGCTTGCCCGACTGCTGGAGCAGAAACGCGCCCTGCTGCCTGGCTTTTACGCCACGCGCCAGGGGATCGATTTAATGCTGGTCTGCACCGCCGCCAGCCAGCGCCAGGATGTCGATGTCGCCAGCCGCGCGCTGCGCGAATGGCAGCTGCATCAGCCGCCGCGCGAAAACGGCGAAAAGCCGCGCCTGATTTGGGCCATCACCCCTTATGACGCGCGCCATCAGCAGATTAACGTCGATGAGGCGGTACAGCGCCAGATCGGCCAGCCCGGTCAGCGCTGGGGATCGATGCTGGCGCTCGATCGCGCCGGCGTCGATCGCATGGCGGAGTGGCTGCAGGATGAGATGCAGCCCGATGCGCGCCGCGATCGGCTGCTGGCCGAGCTGCGCGCCCTGCAGCACAGCGTGCTGGAGCGTCGACTGCTGCCCTGGACCGATGCCGAAGCGAGCGCCGAACAGGCGGCGCGCAGGCAGACCATCGCCGATACGCTGCTGAAATGTCTGCAGCACCGCACCGGCCTGCACGGCGAACTGCTGGAGCGGCTGCAGCCGCCGCGCGAAACGCTGCGCCAGCTCTGGCTCAGCCAGCATGATGCGCCGACCACGGCCGCGGCGATCCGCGCTGAGGCGCCCGCGCAGCATTTCGGCGTCGGATTTGAATTCGATCTCTTTAGCGATACGCCGCTGGCCGAGCCGGCGGGCGCGCCGCATCAGGTCAGCGCCGTGGGACAGAGCTTTGCGCGCCAGGTAATGGCGCTGTGGCTCGATCATCTGCGCGAGCTGCCGGAGAACCGCAGCCTGCTGACGCTGCTGAATGTGGATCGCGGCACGCTGGAGTGGCTGGTAGAAGAGCTGATCGTTGCCAGCTTCCGCCTCGATATGCTGACGTCGCTGGAGCAGGCGCTGCACGAGCCGGAAAACCCCACCGTTACCCATGAGTCGCGCGCCGATCGTCAGGTTTCCCGCGCCATGACGGTGCTGGGGGATTTTGTCGCCTGGCTGGGCTTTTTACAGCGTGATGAAGCGGAACGGCCGCCGAGCCGCGTCAATCGCGGCCAGCCGATTTTTGCGCGTCCGCCCGCGCCGAGCGTCAGCTTCTCTGCCGGACAGCGCCTGACGCGCCTCTCCGCCGCGCCCGCCAACCACACCGCCTACTATATTTACGACTGGCTGGTCGGGCTCAATTCGGTGATCCTGGAGAACAACGGTCACGCCGGTGGACGCGACGTCACGCCCGCCGCGCGCGCCGCGCTGACCGCCATCCTCGCGACGCTGCGCAGCTAA